In one window of Deinococcus terrestris DNA:
- a CDS encoding endonuclease domain-containing protein — protein sequence MTKSRARELRRRSTPEERLLWSRLRNRQLGAVFRRQQPLGFYFADFACLEHKLIVELDGSQHTNSAYDAVRDADLRARGFRVLRFWNNEVRDNLDGVLERIAGAL from the coding sequence GTGACGAAGAGTAGGGCGCGGGAGTTGAGGCGACGCAGCACGCCCGAAGAGCGGTTGCTGTGGAGCCGGTTGCGAAACCGCCAGCTTGGGGCCGTATTCCGCAGGCAGCAACCGCTGGGGTTCTACTTCGCTGACTTCGCGTGCCTCGAGCACAAGCTGATCGTCGAACTGGATGGCAGTCAGCACACGAACAGCGCCTATGACGCCGTGCGCGATGCTGACCTGCGAGCACGCGGCTTCCGCGTCCTCCGTTTCTGGAACAACGAAGTCCGCGACAACCTGGACGGTGTGCTGGAGCGAATTGCTGGAGCGCTTTAG